The following are encoded in a window of Roseimicrobium gellanilyticum genomic DNA:
- the vccA gene encoding Verru_Chthon cassette protein A, translating into MTPSIVPAHTHALARLRAGKGTALLPTLLIAGMLTIIVVLFYGMATVQMRSSSGEVATHDVGTLQDMALNSAIGQLRAGSTEENSLWISQPGALRTYGLANGIASRIYKLYSAGEMVVSAASLTGASALNLENDLPTDWNSKPSVYADLNEPALDASGDLVFPILDPRAMDMANPTYPGSRTPEGFRYSTTLAASSKSVQGVRPAGVDPSSQRLPMPVRWVYVLRDGSMGVMEDSASPKFTPFVGHKQASAENPIVGRLAFWTDDESAKVNINTASEGLFWDTPRCVTGREVQFAEKPPVRNEVQRFGGHPATTCLSTIFYPGERLLPQPGEMLKKLENIYAVTPRVNADAGLMKGNNAPVTFDTDRLYASVDEFLLEDPSDESGEATSFSKRAVQQMFAGDEARLKRLRFFLTAESRAPETTASGMPRVSVWPVHYRPEAPNNKRTSFDNVSAFASTLGKHPFHFRRSGAASNMDDFSNYYNAEGTDEFGWGMIHNNYLAQYLIEGIKLPRQGYGKSIAEKYDGRFTSFASTPYNSGSAVVAMLEYIRQTNANDSTHSTKNVTPRVPVDAYSQASANWIGTDTLGQVAAVDMSYYSPPLNTDNKILKRNQDNDGHDRVWTTGIGREFTVSEFGLVFILAAEYPSDPTAAKVNPALVDLLKLQRGQRAIQVGVVAEGFAPAQGYTMIAPSTSFNVTGLEHLRITTDGFGTRNTGGAIVTPPLEQAPEVRWGTLLHNVSHLQYLCEIKPQESPLAGRNTTGNWWTGWGGSGGYWMYADSNANGGADTAAVPDLDVAADSLSSPAQYSRGYFLVPANATQMTISSVRAGSLVDRCLEIRVGNQRNGDYSSRRLLAEVPPNMIVPIPGKPLELANTFSKRYKNARTFSGNRFAKPEIIDGNDVVRTWVVRHGDYRLAYQRLREGAGAAGVDANKRLFVPHPAWDPTTLGGTGLVTAQLKPQIHAFTKAGGKPHKTGKPGSMWIPGVEYPPTFGNGSEDVTLVAGVNYNNQGATSDYRPDFVVNPVSPTFRANVPSNYPYSVNPSETRDWDNGTGIAPDGSYWNKPDDGATIYVGSIPPYFSAKPWDGVNINKRPVNQTTAPNQMIPSPVMFGSLSSAPSTGLQWTTFLFRPDITPGGHLGTKGHSTKGVMSGAPPDHAWLDWFWMPVVQPYPISEPFSTAGKINMNYRIVPFTNITRATGLHAVLKSEEMLAIPSSAGTTYKDYTKLSSNQNWRHYIDAEKTLLQWEAKFNLGEFFMNAGEVCEQFLVPKDEGISGTSASAIVARMKTYWDDHRLTGDNTLERPYANIYPRLTTRSNTFRVHFLVQTITKARSTDPQTFDKDRDSITGESQGDALVERAIDPNDPALKTDDYDYIGRARNGTLSVAKSLDTLYTWRIRNVRRFMR; encoded by the coding sequence ATGACCCCCTCCATCGTTCCAGCTCATACTCATGCCCTTGCACGTCTACGGGCAGGCAAAGGCACAGCCCTGCTTCCGACCCTGCTGATCGCAGGCATGCTCACGATCATCGTTGTTCTCTTCTATGGCATGGCAACGGTGCAGATGCGCTCGTCTTCAGGTGAAGTAGCCACGCATGATGTCGGCACGCTTCAGGACATGGCTTTGAATTCAGCCATTGGCCAGTTGCGCGCAGGCTCGACGGAAGAGAACTCCCTGTGGATATCGCAGCCGGGAGCACTTCGCACCTATGGTCTCGCGAACGGCATCGCATCACGCATCTATAAGCTATACAGCGCAGGCGAGATGGTGGTGAGCGCCGCCAGCCTTACAGGAGCCAGCGCACTGAATCTCGAAAACGATCTACCCACGGATTGGAACAGCAAGCCGTCAGTTTACGCGGATCTCAATGAACCGGCCCTCGACGCATCGGGTGACCTGGTCTTTCCGATTCTTGACCCGCGCGCGATGGACATGGCCAATCCGACCTATCCGGGAAGCAGAACGCCGGAGGGATTTCGATATTCCACCACTCTTGCGGCCAGTTCCAAGAGCGTCCAAGGGGTGAGGCCCGCCGGGGTGGACCCTTCTTCACAACGGTTGCCCATGCCGGTACGCTGGGTTTACGTGCTGCGCGACGGGAGCATGGGGGTGATGGAAGATAGTGCGTCGCCGAAGTTCACACCTTTTGTGGGGCATAAACAAGCAAGCGCGGAGAACCCGATCGTAGGGCGCCTGGCATTCTGGACGGATGATGAGTCTGCCAAGGTCAATATCAACACGGCTTCCGAAGGACTCTTTTGGGATACCCCGCGGTGCGTTACCGGGAGGGAGGTCCAATTCGCTGAAAAGCCTCCCGTGCGCAACGAGGTCCAGCGCTTTGGCGGACACCCTGCAACCACATGCCTGAGCACCATCTTTTATCCAGGTGAGCGGCTACTCCCCCAGCCTGGAGAAATGCTGAAGAAGCTTGAGAATATCTATGCCGTTACTCCGCGTGTGAACGCGGATGCAGGACTAATGAAGGGCAACAATGCTCCGGTCACCTTCGACACTGATCGCCTCTATGCTTCCGTGGATGAATTCCTCCTTGAAGATCCCAGCGACGAGTCCGGTGAAGCAACGAGCTTCAGCAAAAGAGCCGTACAGCAGATGTTTGCAGGTGACGAAGCTCGCCTGAAGAGGCTTCGATTCTTCCTCACGGCGGAAAGCCGCGCTCCCGAAACGACGGCCAGTGGCATGCCCCGGGTCTCTGTGTGGCCAGTGCACTACAGGCCAGAGGCGCCCAACAACAAACGCACCTCCTTCGACAACGTGTCCGCATTCGCGAGCACTCTCGGCAAGCACCCCTTCCACTTTCGGCGCAGTGGTGCCGCCTCCAACATGGATGACTTCTCAAACTACTACAATGCGGAAGGCACAGACGAATTTGGCTGGGGGATGATTCACAATAACTATCTCGCGCAGTACCTCATCGAAGGCATCAAACTGCCCCGTCAGGGATATGGCAAGTCCATCGCGGAGAAATACGATGGCCGTTTCACATCCTTTGCTTCGACCCCGTATAACAGTGGCTCTGCAGTGGTGGCCATGTTGGAGTACATACGGCAGACGAATGCCAACGACAGCACGCACTCGACCAAAAACGTCACCCCCAGAGTGCCCGTGGATGCCTACTCACAGGCATCGGCAAATTGGATTGGCACAGATACGCTCGGTCAGGTGGCGGCCGTGGACATGAGCTACTACAGTCCACCGCTCAACACCGACAACAAGATTCTCAAGCGCAATCAAGACAATGATGGTCATGATCGCGTGTGGACCACCGGCATCGGACGGGAGTTCACGGTTTCTGAGTTCGGCCTGGTATTCATCCTCGCTGCAGAGTACCCCTCCGATCCGACCGCGGCCAAGGTGAATCCGGCACTTGTGGATCTTCTCAAGCTGCAACGTGGGCAGCGTGCCATCCAGGTGGGGGTGGTGGCAGAGGGATTTGCCCCTGCACAGGGCTACACCATGATCGCACCCAGCACCTCGTTCAACGTGACAGGTCTGGAGCATCTGCGCATTACGACGGATGGATTTGGCACGCGCAATACGGGCGGTGCCATCGTGACACCGCCGTTGGAGCAGGCCCCCGAAGTACGCTGGGGCACCCTGCTGCATAATGTGTCCCACTTGCAGTACCTCTGCGAAATCAAGCCACAAGAATCTCCGCTGGCCGGCAGAAACACCACCGGCAACTGGTGGACGGGATGGGGCGGCTCAGGTGGATACTGGATGTACGCAGACAGCAATGCCAACGGCGGAGCGGATACTGCAGCAGTTCCGGATCTGGATGTTGCCGCGGATAGCCTCAGCTCCCCGGCACAATACAGCCGTGGTTATTTTCTCGTTCCAGCGAATGCGACACAGATGACAATCTCCAGCGTCCGCGCGGGCAGTCTTGTAGACCGCTGCCTTGAAATCCGTGTGGGCAACCAGCGAAATGGGGACTACTCCAGCCGCAGGTTGCTGGCCGAAGTGCCTCCCAATATGATCGTGCCCATTCCCGGCAAGCCGCTGGAGTTGGCCAATACCTTCAGCAAACGCTACAAGAACGCACGCACGTTCTCCGGCAATCGATTCGCCAAGCCCGAGATCATTGATGGAAATGACGTGGTACGCACTTGGGTGGTGCGGCATGGGGACTATCGCCTCGCCTATCAAAGGTTGCGCGAAGGAGCAGGCGCCGCTGGCGTGGACGCGAATAAGCGGCTCTTTGTGCCGCATCCCGCATGGGATCCCACCACGCTGGGAGGGACAGGGCTTGTCACGGCCCAGTTGAAGCCCCAGATCCACGCCTTCACCAAGGCGGGTGGCAAACCCCACAAGACCGGCAAGCCGGGCAGCATGTGGATTCCGGGAGTCGAGTATCCTCCTACTTTTGGAAATGGTTCGGAAGATGTGACCTTAGTGGCGGGGGTGAACTACAACAACCAGGGTGCCACCAGTGACTATCGGCCGGATTTTGTGGTCAATCCCGTATCACCAACCTTCCGGGCGAATGTCCCCTCAAACTATCCCTATTCCGTGAATCCATCGGAGACACGTGACTGGGACAACGGAACTGGAATTGCGCCTGACGGATCCTATTGGAACAAGCCAGATGATGGCGCCACGATTTACGTCGGATCCATACCTCCCTACTTTTCCGCCAAGCCTTGGGACGGCGTGAATATCAACAAGAGACCGGTCAACCAGACCACGGCACCGAATCAGATGATTCCATCACCAGTGATGTTTGGGTCGCTCTCATCGGCTCCTTCCACAGGCCTCCAGTGGACTACCTTCCTGTTCCGTCCAGACATCACCCCAGGCGGGCATCTGGGAACAAAAGGCCACAGCACGAAAGGTGTCATGTCTGGAGCTCCGCCCGACCATGCGTGGCTTGACTGGTTCTGGATGCCCGTGGTGCAGCCCTACCCCATCAGCGAACCGTTTTCCACAGCGGGCAAGATCAACATGAACTACCGCATTGTGCCGTTCACGAACATCACAAGAGCCACGGGGCTGCATGCCGTGCTGAAGTCTGAGGAGATGCTCGCCATACCCTCGAGTGCAGGCACGACTTACAAGGACTACACCAAACTTTCCTCGAATCAAAACTGGCGCCACTACATCGATGCAGAGAAGACGCTCCTGCAGTGGGAGGCCAAGTTCAACCTCGGAGAGTTCTTCATGAATGCGGGAGAGGTGTGTGAGCAATTCCTCGTACCGAAGGACGAAGGCATCTCAGGGACATCTGCCAGCGCCATCGTGGCCCGGATGAAGACATATTGGGATGACCACCGCCTCACGGGAGACAACACACTGGAGCGTCCCTACGCCAATATCTATCCGCGTCTCACCACTCGCTCGAACACGTTCCGTGTGCATTTCCTGGTGCAGACCATCACCAAGGCCCGCTCCACCGATCCACAGACCTTCGATAAGGACAGAGACAGCATCACCGGAGAAAGCCAGGGAGACGCTCTCGTCGAGCGTGCGATCGACCCGAACGACCCTGCGCTGAAAACCGACGACTACGACTACATCGGCAGGGCCCGCAATGGCACGCTCAGTGTCGCGAAGTCTCTGGATACCCTCTACACCTGGCGCATCCGCAACGTTCGCCGCTTCATGCGCTAG